From the Halarchaeum grantii genome, the window CAGACGAGGTCGTCAGCCAACTCGAGTACGGCGCCGACGGGACGTGGACGATCACCAACGCCCCGATCGAGTACGTCCTCCCCGATGACGTCGCACCGACCGCCTAATCCTCCACTTCAGAATTAATGTCCGACTCCACCGAAGCGACGAGCAACGTGACTGACGAACAGGCAACCGAAACCAAGCACGTCGAACGCACTGACGTCGGCGTCTCGATCACCGTCCAACTCAAACGCGGGTCCGGAACGCGCGACGAAGACCAGATCACGGGGAAGGTGAAAGCCGAAACGCTCGAGGACGCCCAAGAGGACATGGACGTGCTTCGCGAGTACCTGCATCGACTCGCCGAAGACACACGCCAGATCCAACCCGAGGTCGAGGACGAGTAAGGGGGTGTCAGATCTTCCGGTGGCGTTTGTCGACGCCGCGAGCGGGCGAGGCGTCCATTCATGTCCAGCCAAGAGAGCGAGAATGCGGGTACACTCACGCCCGAG encodes:
- a CDS encoding DUF7389 domain-containing protein, with product MSDSTEATSNVTDEQATETKHVERTDVGVSITVQLKRGSGTRDEDQITGKVKAETLEDAQEDMDVLREYLHRLAEDTRQIQPEVEDE